AGGGACTGCCGCCGGGGCGGCCCACGCCGATGCGGCGGGACGGAGACCGGCTGCGCTTCGTGGGCGCCGCCACCCGGCGGATCGCCCGCGGCATCGACCTGGACGAGATCGTGATGGGGCTGTGCCGGGCGACCGTGCCGACCTTCTCCGACGCGATCCTCGTCTATCTGCGCGACCCGCTGCCGGTCGGCGACGAACGGCCCACGGGGCCCGTCGTGCTGCGGCTGCGCCGTACCGACCGGATCCCGGAGGAGCGGGACACCGAGGGCGGCTTCCTGTCCCCGGGGGCGCAGCAGCCGGAGCCGAACGAACTGTCCGAGCTGTCGGCCGTCACCGCCGAACTCTGCGAGGTGCGGCCCGGCGGTGCGCTCGCCGAGGTGCTGCGCGGCGTACGTCCCGTCTTCGCCGACGCGCCCGCCGCCCGCGCCGCCCTGCCCGAACTCCTCGGCGAGGACGGCGAGTTGATCATCCCCGACGGTCAGCGTGCGATCCTCGCCCCGCTGCGCGGCCGCCGCCGTGTCATCGGCGCCGCGGTCTTCCTGCGCCGCCCGGACCGCATCGCCTTCGAGCCCGACGACCTCCTCGTCGCCGCCCAGCTCGCCACGCACAGCGCGCTCGGCATCGACAAGGCGGTGCTGTACGGCCGGGAGGCGTACATCGCCGACGAGTTGCAGCGGACGATGCTGCCGGAGACCCTGCCGCGTCCGACGGGCGTGCGGCTCGCCTCCCGCTACCTCCCGGCCGCCGAGACGGCCCGGGTGGGCGGCGACTGGTACGACGCGATCCCGCTGCCGGGCAGCCGCGTGGCGCTGGTCGTCGGTGACGTCATGGGCCACTCCATGACGTCGGCCGCGATCATGGGCCAGCTGCGGACCACGGCCCAGACCCTCGCCGGCCTCGACCTGCCCCCGCAGGAGGTCCTGCACCACCTCGACGAGCAGGCCCAGCGCCTGGGCACCGACCGCATGGCGACCTGCCTGTACGCGGTCTACGACCCGGTCTCGCACCGCATCACCATCGCCAACGCCGGTCATCCGCCGCCGGTCCTGCTGCACCTGGGCGGCCGTGCGGAAGTGCTGCGCGTACCGGCAGGGGCGCCGATCGGCGTCGGCGGCGTCGACTTCGAGGCCGTGGAGCTGGACGCACCGGCCGGAGCGACGCTGTTGCTGTACACCGACGGTCTCGTCGAGTCGCGCCTGCGTGACGTGTGGACCGGCATAGAGCAGCTGCGCGAGAAGCTCGCCGCCACCGCGCAGCTCACCGGACCCGACCACCCGCCGCCCCTCGAAGCGCTCTGCGACGAGGTCCTCGACATGCTCGGCCCGGGCGACCGGGACGACGACATCGCGCTGCTCGCCGCCCGCTTCGACGGGATCGCGCCGAGCGACGTGGCGTACTGGTTCCTGGAGCCGGAGGACGCGGCGCCGGGTCGTGCCCGACGGCTGGCCCGGCGTGCGCTGGCCCGCTGGGGCCTCGAGGAGCTCACCGACTCGGTCGAGCTGCTGGTCAGCGAGGTCGTGACCAACGCGGTGCGGTATGCCACGCGGCCGGTGACATTGCGGTTGCTGCGGACCGATGTGCTGCGGTGCGAGGTCGGGGACGACGTACCGCAGTTGCCGCGCCTGCGCCAGGCCCGGGCCACGGACGAGGGCGGGCGTGGGCTGTACCTGGTGAACCGGCTGGCCCGTCGGTGGGGGGCCACGCGGTTGAGTACTGGCAAGGTGGTGTGGTTCGAACTGAACCGGGGCTGAGCGAATCACAGTGGGCCGTACCGCCGCCGACCGGCGGTACGGCCCACCGCTTCGCTCTGCCTTCAGCTCACCCGCTGCTGCTGGGCAAGGTGGTTCGCGCGGCTGCGCCGGGACTTGTCGAGGACATCCACGTCGACGCCGGCGCCCTGGCCGGGGGTGGCCTCCGCCGCGCGGAACTTGTCGGCAAGTTCGCGCACCCGCCTGTCCGCCGGGCCGAGGTCGATGTAGAAGAGCGACTCGTCCACCGGACTGTCGTCGCCGCCCCAGCGGACCACGCCCTCGCAGTCGGCGAGGATGTCGCGCAGCGTCAGCAGCTGAAGCGGAAAGAGCCCACCGCTCGCACTCGCGCCCGGACGGATCTGGACCGCCGTGCCGGAGGCAAGGTTGGACTCCGGCCGATTCTTGTTCAGACCGCCGATACGACGCCATCCCGCGAGGTCGATCCGGGTGAGCTGCTCGACCTCGTAGTGGAAGCGCCGGATGACGTGGAGCAGGATCGCCTCCACGTCGCCGATCCGGACGTCGAGCTCAAGGCCCGTGCCGGGGACGGACCGTGTCCACACTGTTGAGACGTGGTTGGCCTCCTTCTCCAGGGGCCAGCCGTTCGCCGAAGTGGGCGCCTTCTTCGGCACGTCCGCGGGCCGGGCCGTCGTACCGCTCCGGGTACCGGCCGCGGCTGTGCCGGGTGCGAAGGCCCCCGCGGCGACCGCGGCGGTGATCAGCCCGGTGCTCTTGACCAAGGCTCGTCTCGATATGCCGTTCACGCTGCCGCGCCTCTCGGTGTGCACGTCTTGTTCCCTTCTCACGATGAGTAGATGATGAGCGCCATGCTCGGCAGGAAGGTGGCCAGGGCACTGAGCGGCCAGTAGGTGCGCGGTGTGAGGACACTCCGGCGCCTTATGGACCGGTTGACCGACCACCAGAGCATTGCGTAAGGGCCGACGATGATGGCGGCGATCGGCAGCCAGAGCACCATGGGGTCGTTGTCCGTCGGCTCGGGGCCGCTCAGCCAGTTCGCCGCGAGGAACCACAGCAGCCAGATGGGTATCACACCCGGGATTCCGAGAAGCACATTCGCGCCCAGGGCCATCTGCCACCGTCTGGTCATCTGTCCAGCCTTCTTTCGTTCGCCGGTCTTACTGGGCGCGCGACAACGCGTTGTACTGCTCCAGGACGTTGTACAGGCCCATCAGTTCTCGTCCGTACTGCTCGGCATCCGGACCGGTACCGTTGTACTGTCCGAGCACCGCCTCCGTGACGTGGACGTTGCCGCTCAGGTCCGGCCGGTCGATACCGAGCAGCTCCGAGTTCCAGAGCAGCACGTAGGCGACGGTGCGGACGTTGTATACCTCGTCGTCGTGGAGCTGGTCCCAGACCTTCCGGAGGTCGGTCTTGGAGTTGTAGTCCAGTCCCTCACCGTTGATGATGCCTTCGCCGATGCAGTAGTTGCGCGCCTTGATGGCGGTCGCGGCGAAGATCTGTCCCCACCCGGTGCTGCAGTCGTCCAGCTCACCTGCCTTGACCGCTGCGTCGGAGGCGAAGTCGAGAGGGTTGAGCTTACGCAGTTCCCACAGGACCGGGGCCTGGATGAGAGCCTTGCGCATCCGCAGCGTTCGGGCCAGTGAGGTGAAGAGCCAGTCCGCGTCCACCACCGTGTTGAACGCCTCCGTGTTGGAGATGCCCCCCAGGCTGGCCCAGTCCTTGTCGGTCCAGCCGTCGCCGCCGGTCTCGGGGACGCCGATCGACTCCAGGTAGGCCTTCACGTCCTGGAGCATCAGGCTCCGGTACGCGGCCTCGTCCAGTCTCGTGTCCAGTCCGCCGAGGTCGGCGCCGGCGTCGAAGTCACTCTGGCCGAAGTCGCGGCCGGAGACGATGTTGTTGTCGATCTCGATCAGCCCGGCTCCGGAGCCGACCTCGATGGTGGAGATCTGGTCGAACGCCCAGTTGGTCGGCAGCGGGTAGCCGAGGTTGCCGGAGAAACCGCTGGACATGTCGGACACGAAGCTCGCCGCGGCGTACCCGGCGTCCGCGACGCGCTGGCAGACGTTGCGGGGACCGTAGACGCCCACGCCGTAGCTGGAGTTCTCGCCGATCGTCCGCATCACCCCGCGGAAATGTGGGATGACGTATTGCGTGACCTCGCCGTCCATGGCGTCGTAGTCGACGGCGAAGTAGATGATGGTGCCGGGCCTGAAGCCGTGGTACTTGGCCCACTCGATCGCGCGGAACGCGTCGGCGGCGCCCTGGCTGGGGCTGAAGTAGTCGGCGGACCGGCTCCATGTCTGGAAGATCGGGAAGCAGCTGAGCCCGTACTCCTTGATGGTGGCCAGCTCGCCGGGCTGGATCTGCTTCTCCGGCAGGTCCGTGGAGGAGGGGTTGAAGAGGTAGCGGCCGATGTACTTGTAGCCGGCGTCCTTCAGCGCCTGCGCCCGCGCGGGCGTGATCATCGTGACGCCATCGCAGGCCGTGCCCTTGCGGGACTGGTCACCGTAGGAGACCAGCAGCGAGGCCCAGGTCTGGAAGTCGCCGGCGCCAGTCACCGGGAGCTTGCTGAAGGACTGGAAGGTCTCCACGCCCGACTGAACCGTGGAGGTGAAGCTCCCGAAGGGAACGTTCCGCTTGTTCAGGATCATGGCCGCGGTGAACAGCTGCGCCCAGACACCGGTGGTGCCCAGCGACACGGTGTGGCTCCTCAGGCCGGACTGTGTGCCGGGCCCGAACACGCCGTTCGCCACACCGTCGGCCATGCCCAGCTCGTACTGGATCGCCAGCAGCATCGACTTGGCCACGTCGCGGGAGTGGTGGCCGTCGCAAGGGATGACGTAATAGTCCTTGCGCAGGATGTACCGGCCGTTCAGCCACTGCTGTATGGAACGGATGGCGTCCGACCCGTTGAGGACGGTGACGTACGCGTCCATGTTGAACAGGCCCTTGACCACTTTCGGCCACAAGGAGCTGCCCGGGTAGATGTCGGCCACACCCATGTTCTGGTGCAGCTTCACAACAGAGTCCTTGACGCGATCGTTGTAGGTGCCGTCGATCTCGCCGCCGTCGTAGCCCTTGCAGTACAGCGCTGACTGGATGATCCGGCAGAAGTTCGCCGAGGGGATGGTCGTCTCATCCAACTTGCCGTACTTCTCACCGATCGTCGCCAGGGTGGTCGGCCCGAAGGAGTTCGACAGGGCGGTGATGCCCATTTCGTACTGGAGAGCCCGGGTCAGGGCGTACATCACGGGCCAGCCCGTCTGGCCGTTCTCCTCCAGCTTGGATATGCCGAGCGTCGCGCCATTGTTGTAAGTGGTGTTGACGAACCTCTGGGCGCGAAGCACCATCTCGTCAGCCATGAAACTCCGTCTTCCTCTGGGGTCAACTTCTGGAAATGCGCGGGAATTAGCGTCCACTGGTCACAATTATTGTGATCTTCGACCGCCGACGCGAGGCGGTCAAGTCCGATATGAGACGAGATCTACATCTCCACGGACCGAGCGGACCCAGTCTTCACTCAACCGTGATCTCAATGGAATGGAATTCGAGCACAACCCTGAGGCGGTCTCAGGAGTCGCTTCCGGCTGCGCTCTGAGATCAATGCCTATACTGCGCAGGCGAGTTCGAGTTCGCTCGGATTCAATGACTGAAATTCAAGGACGGGACGCCTGAATGAAGCGCACACTCGGTAAATCCGCCGCCATCGCTGTCGCGGCTGTGGGAATCGCTTTGACGAACACATCCGCCTACGCGGACGGATCCAACGTCACTGCCTGGACGCAGCAGGACAGCAGCGGCACGGCGGGGGGGCGGGTCCACCTTCAAGCCGTACGGCGAGCACCTGTACATCGAGGACAGCGTCGCGAACGGCGAGTCGGTCGTCGCGCACATACAGTACGGCTCGAAGGACCAGTGGTGGTTCAACAGCGGGGGCGCCGGCACCACGCGCCACCTCGACCTCGATATCGCCGAAGGCACCGAGGTGGCCGTCGCCGCCTGCCGCGGCCACTGGAAGGGCAGCGTCGCGGACAGCGAGATCTGGGCCTGCGGCATCTGGCGGGTCACCACCGCCTGACGTCGAACGGCCTGCCCGGCCGTCGACGCAACGGGGAAGGCGCCCGGTACGGTGCCGGGCGCCTTCCTGTTGTCACGAGTCGTCGCCGCCGGGTCTCACCGGGGCCACGGTGATGTCGTCCGTCGGCTCGCCCGTCGGGGGTGTCGTCGGTTCCTCCGTCGTCGGCGTCTCCGTCGGCTCCTCGGTCGTCGGCGTCTCCGTCGGCTCCTCGGTCGTCGGCGTCGGTGTCGGTGTCGGCTCCTCGGTCGTCGGCGTCTCCGTCGGCTCCTCGGTCGTCGGCTCCGGCGTCGGTGTCGGCGTCCAGGTCGGCTGGACGGCCGCGCCCTGGTCGGTGTCGAGGTCGAACTCGGCGTCCGTCTTCGTCACGCCGAACATGTAGGCGGACCAGATCTCCGCCGGGAAGCCACCACCGTTGACGCGGTCGTTGCCGCCGGCGCCGTACATCTTGACCTGAGGGTGCGGAGCCTTGTCGTCCTCGCCGAACAGCCCCACCGAGGTGACCAGGTCGGGTGTGTAACCGGTGAACCAGGCCGACTTGTTGTCGTCGGACGTACCCGTCTTGCCGGCGACGTCCTGGCCGTCATGCTTGGGGTTCTGCGCCACGGCCTTGCGGGCCGTACCGTCGTCGACCACGCCGGTCAGTACCGAGGTCACCGTGTCGGCGGTCTCGCGGCTGACGACCTGGTCGCCGATCGGGGCCGGGAGCGTGACCTTGAGGGCGTCGTGCTCGACGCTCTTGACGAGGGCCGGGGTGACCTTCTTGCCGTGGTTGTCGAGGGTCGCGTAGACGCCTGCCATCTCCAGGGGGCTCGCGCCCATGGTGCCGAGGGTCTGCGCGGGCACCGCCTGCTGGCCTTCGATGTCCATGCCGAGCTCACCGGCGAGCTTCATCACCTCGGGCATACCGACGTCGACGCCCATCTGCGCGAAGACGGAGTTGACGGACTTGTTCATCGCCGTCTGGACGGTGATGTCGCCGTAGTCCTCGTCGTCCTCGTTCTCAGGGGCGAACCCGACCTTCTCGCCGTTCGAGACGACCTGGCGCTTGCTCGTGCCGTCGTACACGGTGTCCGCGGTGATCGGCCTGCCCTCCTGGGTCTCGGCCTTCCCCTCCAGGGCCGCGGCGAGGATCACCGGTTTGAACGTCGAAGCGGGCTGGTAGTCCCTGCGCGTCGCGTTGTTGAGGTAGTGCTTCAGATAGTCCTCGCCGCCGTACATCGCGACGACCGCGCCGGTCTTCGGGTTCACCGAGACGGCGCCGGCCTGGACGTCCGCGTCGACCTTGCGCTTCTTGGGGTCCAGCTTGTCGGTCAGCTGAGTCCGGGTGGCCTTCACCAGCGCCGCCTGCTTCTTCTTGTCTATGTTCAGCGTGACGGTCCAGCCGCCCTGGTCGACCATCGCCTCGGCCTGCTTGGCGTCCTCGGCGGTGCCTGTCTCGACCAGTCGCTTCTCCAACGCACTGTCGGCGGCCTTCACCAGATAGCCGGTCTGGCCCCCCATCCCGGGGTCCTCCTTGGCCGGCTTGGGCACTCGGAACGTCATCGCGTCGCGCTTGGCCTTGTCCAGCCAGCCCTGCTCGACCATGTTGTCCAGCACATAGTTCCAGCGCGCCTTGGCCAGGCGCTTGCCGTCGTCACTTGCGATGGCCCAGTCGTACTGGTTCGGCGCCTGCAGGAGCGCCGCGAGGTAGGCGCCCTGCTCGACGGTGAGGCGCCTGGCATCGGTGCGGTAGTAGGCCTGCGCGGCGGCCTGGATGCCATAGGCGCCCCGGCCGTAGTAGCTGGTGTTGATGTAGCCGGCGAGGATGTAGTCCTTGGACTTCTCGCGGTCCAGCTTCAGCGAGATGACCAGCTCCCTGAGCTTGCGGGAGACGGTCTGCTCCTGCGTCAGGTAGTAGTTCTTGACGTACTGCTGGGTGATCGTCGAACCACCCTGGGCGCCCTTGCCGTTGAGCGTGTTGAGCAGACCGCGGGCCGTGCCCTTGAGGTCGACGCCGGAGTCGTTGTAGAAGGTCTTGTTCTCGGCGGCGACGAATGTCCGCTGCACCGGCTTGGGCACCTCGGACAGGGGCACGATCTCACGGTTGAGATCACCGGTGCGGGCCAGGACCGAACCGTCGCTGTACTTGTAGATGTTGCTCTGCAGCTTGGCATCGTCGTTGCCCTGGGGAATCTCGATCATCATGTACAGCGCGATGAAGGCGCCGATGCCGAGCAGGCAGACTCCGAGGAACGTGCCGAGGATCTTCTTCCAGGTGAACAGCCGGCGCATTCGGCCCTTGCCGTCACCGCCCTTGCCCCCGGACTTGGCCGCCCGGCGGGCCGCTGCCCGGCCGCCGACCGCCGCCGACGGGGCGCCTATGACGGTGGGCGAGTCGCCCGCCCCCGAGTGCGAGGGCGTCCCGGACGAACGCCGGGGCGCCGCGCGGCGGCCGCCGCGCTGCCGCGCTCGTCTCTCTTCCGCTCGTCCCATGGGTCAGCTCCGCTCCGCTTCGCTCTTGTGTGCGCATCTACCACACAGGTTCGCCGCTCAGGTCAGCTCAGAAAGCTAACACCGGAAGATGTGACAAAGAGCAGCCGATCCGGTCTTTGCGGACGTGACAATCAGCACCTGTTCCATCAGAACCGACTACTGAGGGGTGCACAGGGTTGCTCGGGCGGGAATGTGCATCACGTGGCTCGTGCACAAGCCCGTGCCCACGACGGGCGTCACACGGGGCGCTGCTGGTTCTCGATGTACTGGCGTACGGCGGTGAGCGGCGCCCCGCCACATGATCCGGCGAAGTACGAGCCCGACCAGAAGTGGCCATCCCACAGGTACCTGCGGACGTGGGCGTCGTATTCCTTGCGCAGGAGCCGGGCGGAGACGCCCTTGAGGGAGTTGACCAGCTTGGAGAGCTGGACCTTGGGCGGGTAGTGCACGAGCAGGTGTACGTGGTCGTCCTCTCCGTCGAACTGCTCCACCTCGGCTTCGAAGTCCTCGCAGACCTCCCGCATGATCTCTTCGCAGCGCGTCAGCATCTCGCCTGTCATGGCCTCGCGCCGGTATCTGGTGACGAAGACCAAGTGGACATGAAGGTTGTGGATGACATGGCGGCCTGCGCGTACGTCGGGGTTTGGATTCCAGCGCGGTGTCATGAACCAAATGCTACGGTGATCGCGTGACAACGGAACGTGCGCAGGAGATTCGACAGTTCGGGCATCGTGCCCGGCTGGCGCTGACCCCTGCACAGGTCCGGCTCATCGACTCCCAGGCCCACGCCGCACGGGCGACGTGGAATCTCCTGCACGACTTATGGATGATGACGCCGAAGTGCCGCCGCTCCCTCAGGGCCGCGGACGAGGCGATCCGGCAGGCCCGCCGGGATATCGACTGGCTCGCCGTGCTTCCCGCCCAGGCCGCACAGGTGGTCCTGAAGACCTACCACCGAGCATGGAAGAACTGCTGGGAAGGAAGGGCCGACGCACCGAACTTCAAGGCCCGCTTCCGCACGATGATGTCCGTGGACATCCCCCAAGGGCGCGACCTGCACGTCAAGCGGGTGCACCGCCGCTGGGGCATGGTCAACATCCCCAAGGTCGGCCGCATACGCTTCCGCTGGAGTCGCGACCTGCCCGTGCGCAAGAACGCAAACGCGGACAACCGGATCACTGGAGCCCGGCTGGTCAAGGACGCCCTCGGCTGGCACATCGCCTTCCGCATCCAGACCCTCCAGAGCGCGCCCGAGCCACACACCGGGTCCGAGGTCGGCATCGACACCGGAGTCAACGTCCCGCTCGCCCTGTCCGACGGCAACCACCAGGACCACGGCCGACCGCCCCGGCTCCCGAACGGCACAGCCGATCGGGAGAAGTGGCTGAACCCCGACGAGAAGGCCAAGCTGCTGCGCCTGGAGCAGCAAGCCGCGCACCGCAAGAGCTTCCACAAACGCGGCGAGAAGACCGCTCGCCGACTTCAGAACACCTACGACCAGATCAAGCGGCTACGCGCAACAGCCACGCGCCGCGCCACTGACTGGCAGCACCAGACCACCACCGAACTCGCCCGCGCCTACGGCGTGATCGTGGTGGAAGACCTGGACATCCCGAACATGGTCAAGTCCGCCAGGGGCACCATCGACAACCCGGGGAAGAACGTCGCGCAAAAGTCCGGCCTGAACCGCTCCATCAGTCAGGAGGCCTGGGGCCGCACCGTGACGATGCTGACGTACAAGACCGCCCGCCACGGTGGCACCCTGCACAAGGTCCCCGCCCCGAACACCTCCCTGCGCTGCTCCGCGTGCGGCTTCATCACGCCGGGCAGCCGACAGGACCAGTCCACGTTCGTGTGCAAGAACCAGGACTGCGGCTGGTCGGGCAACGCCGACCACAACGCCGCCCGGAACATCTTGCACCTGTACCGGATGGGCCACGCGCTCATCCCGGCTGCCGGAAGGGCAGTCGTCAGGCGCCCACGAGGCGTCAAGCCCGCCACCGCAAGGTAGGCAGGAATCTCCCAGCCTCAGTCGGGAGAGCACTTCAACAGTGACGGTTCCCTGCTCCCGGTCCCGCGCACCGGGCGGGGTGGGCTGGGGACGAACTGGTCCGCCAATGCGCAGATCGAGTTCCTGCTGCGACGCGCTCTCGCGGAGGCGGGTCGACTGCCGGGCGAGGCCAAGCCGATCGCCCGCCGTGGCCGTCCTCCCGTGAAGCCACCCGAGTCC
Above is a window of Streptomyces sp. DT2A-34 DNA encoding:
- the tnpA gene encoding IS200/IS605 family transposase — its product is MTPRWNPNPDVRAGRHVIHNLHVHLVFVTRYRREAMTGEMLTRCEEIMREVCEDFEAEVEQFDGEDDHVHLLVHYPPKVQLSKLVNSLKGVSARLLRKEYDAHVRRYLWDGHFWSGSYFAGSCGGAPLTAVRQYIENQQRPV
- a CDS encoding transposase, which gives rise to MDSQAHAARATWNLLHDLWMMTPKCRRSLRAADEAIRQARRDIDWLAVLPAQAAQVVLKTYHRAWKNCWEGRADAPNFKARFRTMMSVDIPQGRDLHVKRVHRRWGMVNIPKVGRIRFRWSRDLPVRKNANADNRITGARLVKDALGWHIAFRIQTLQSAPEPHTGSEVGIDTGVNVPLALSDGNHQDHGRPPRLPNGTADREKWLNPDEKAKLLRLEQQAAHRKSFHKRGEKTARRLQNTYDQIKRLRATATRRATDWQHQTTTELARAYGVIVVEDLDIPNMVKSARGTIDNPGKNVAQKSGLNRSISQEAWGRTVTMLTYKTARHGGTLHKVPAPNTSLRCSACGFITPGSRQDQSTFVCKNQDCGWSGNADHNAARNILHLYRMGHALIPAAGRAVVRRPRGVKPATAR
- a CDS encoding transglycosylase domain-containing protein; translation: MGRAEERRARQRGGRRAAPRRSSGTPSHSGAGDSPTVIGAPSAAVGGRAAARRAAKSGGKGGDGKGRMRRLFTWKKILGTFLGVCLLGIGAFIALYMMIEIPQGNDDAKLQSNIYKYSDGSVLARTGDLNREIVPLSEVPKPVQRTFVAAENKTFYNDSGVDLKGTARGLLNTLNGKGAQGGSTITQQYVKNYYLTQEQTVSRKLRELVISLKLDREKSKDYILAGYINTSYYGRGAYGIQAAAQAYYRTDARRLTVEQGAYLAALLQAPNQYDWAIASDDGKRLAKARWNYVLDNMVEQGWLDKAKRDAMTFRVPKPAKEDPGMGGQTGYLVKAADSALEKRLVETGTAEDAKQAEAMVDQGGWTVTLNIDKKKQAALVKATRTQLTDKLDPKKRKVDADVQAGAVSVNPKTGAVVAMYGGEDYLKHYLNNATRRDYQPASTFKPVILAAALEGKAETQEGRPITADTVYDGTSKRQVVSNGEKVGFAPENEDDEDYGDITVQTAMNKSVNSVFAQMGVDVGMPEVMKLAGELGMDIEGQQAVPAQTLGTMGASPLEMAGVYATLDNHGKKVTPALVKSVEHDALKVTLPAPIGDQVVSRETADTVTSVLTGVVDDGTARKAVAQNPKHDGQDVAGKTGTSDDNKSAWFTGYTPDLVTSVGLFGEDDKAPHPQVKMYGAGGNDRVNGGGFPAEIWSAYMFGVTKTDAEFDLDTDQGAAVQPTWTPTPTPEPTTEEPTETPTTEEPTPTPTPTTEEPTETPTTEEPTETPTTEEPTTPPTGEPTDDITVAPVRPGGDDS
- a CDS encoding glycoside hydrolase domain-containing protein — protein: MADEMVLRAQRFVNTTYNNGATLGISKLEENGQTGWPVMYALTRALQYEMGITALSNSFGPTTLATIGEKYGKLDETTIPSANFCRIIQSALYCKGYDGGEIDGTYNDRVKDSVVKLHQNMGVADIYPGSSLWPKVVKGLFNMDAYVTVLNGSDAIRSIQQWLNGRYILRKDYYVIPCDGHHSRDVAKSMLLAIQYELGMADGVANGVFGPGTQSGLRSHTVSLGTTGVWAQLFTAAMILNKRNVPFGSFTSTVQSGVETFQSFSKLPVTGAGDFQTWASLLVSYGDQSRKGTACDGVTMITPARAQALKDAGYKYIGRYLFNPSSTDLPEKQIQPGELATIKEYGLSCFPIFQTWSRSADYFSPSQGAADAFRAIEWAKYHGFRPGTIIYFAVDYDAMDGEVTQYVIPHFRGVMRTIGENSSYGVGVYGPRNVCQRVADAGYAAASFVSDMSSGFSGNLGYPLPTNWAFDQISTIEVGSGAGLIEIDNNIVSGRDFGQSDFDAGADLGGLDTRLDEAAYRSLMLQDVKAYLESIGVPETGGDGWTDKDWASLGGISNTEAFNTVVDADWLFTSLARTLRMRKALIQAPVLWELRKLNPLDFASDAAVKAGELDDCSTGWGQIFAATAIKARNYCIGEGIINGEGLDYNSKTDLRKVWDQLHDDEVYNVRTVAYVLLWNSELLGIDRPDLSGNVHVTEAVLGQYNGTGPDAEQYGRELMGLYNVLEQYNALSRAQ
- a CDS encoding SpoIIE family protein phosphatase → MDSKGVTEQPTSFERPETGVDPAEPRGALVRTSTPSTAHSTPPHSPGGDSRAGTALPAQARTGETPSTPGSTAPSGPSKEPPDIAGNGPEHSQPSVAAEPDTHRPRPVPEAIPPQPGAEQPQDSAERRSGQGLPPGRPTPMRRDGDRLRFVGAATRRIARGIDLDEIVMGLCRATVPTFSDAILVYLRDPLPVGDERPTGPVVLRLRRTDRIPEERDTEGGFLSPGAQQPEPNELSELSAVTAELCEVRPGGALAEVLRGVRPVFADAPAARAALPELLGEDGELIIPDGQRAILAPLRGRRRVIGAAVFLRRPDRIAFEPDDLLVAAQLATHSALGIDKAVLYGREAYIADELQRTMLPETLPRPTGVRLASRYLPAAETARVGGDWYDAIPLPGSRVALVVGDVMGHSMTSAAIMGQLRTTAQTLAGLDLPPQEVLHHLDEQAQRLGTDRMATCLYAVYDPVSHRITIANAGHPPPVLLHLGGRAEVLRVPAGAPIGVGGVDFEAVELDAPAGATLLLYTDGLVESRLRDVWTGIEQLREKLAATAQLTGPDHPPPLEALCDEVLDMLGPGDRDDDIALLAARFDGIAPSDVAYWFLEPEDAAPGRARRLARRALARWGLEELTDSVELLVSEVVTNAVRYATRPVTLRLLRTDVLRCEVGDDVPQLPRLRQARATDEGGRGLYLVNRLARRWGATRLSTGKVVWFELNRG